The Capra hircus breed San Clemente chromosome 12, ASM170441v1, whole genome shotgun sequence region CATCCATGGTGGACATGCCCATGATGCTCAGCAGCTGCGTCTCTTCCCTGGGGACGGCCATGTTGGGAGCGTTGTCGCCATGGTGACGGCCAAATCCTACACATCAGTGCTTGCTCACTGCTCCCAGCCTGGCTGTTGGATGTTCCTGGGCACCACATggtctgttcctctgccttcttgCTGCCTCTGAAACCAGCACTCAGAGTCAGCTGCTCAGCCTACGGGAGAAGATGGGTCCTCTTTGCTGGGTGATAGATTTGAGGTTCCTGTTGTTAGATGTcaggtcagttcatttcagttcagtcactcagtcgtgtccgactctttgcgaccccatgaatggcagcacgccaggcctccctgtccatcaccaattcccggagttcactcagactcacatccatcgagtcagtgatgcccatccagccatctcatcctctgtcgtccccttctcctcctgcccccaatccctcccagcatcagaatcttttccaatgagtcaactctttgcatgaggtggccaaagtactggagtttcagctttagcatcattccttccaaagaacttgCCTTATAAGAAGTTGGTGAGAATCATAGGCCCCCTTCTCTCCCCAGGGTCTCTCCAGGGCACACGACAGGAAAAGACGATGTCTCAGGACTAACTTGGCCAGTGTGCCTCAGCAGATTCTTACAAGCTTCAAGGAAGTCCGTGTTTCTTGTCTTTGTGGCCAGGACAGAGAATTCTCCTTCCGGGGCTGGAATAGTCTAGATCGGAACCCACGACTGAGAGCTGCAGGTGTCATTCTGTTAATTTACAAACTGGTCACTTGGCtcacggagaaggcactggcacctcactccagtactcttgcctgggaaatcccatggatggaggagcccggtgggctgctgtctgtggggtcgcacagagtcggacacgactgaagtgacttagcagcagcagcagctgctgcagcagcaCTTGGCTCACACTACAATCAAAGACCATTTGAACACTTTTCTATAAAATGCAACACAAATGAATTTctggaaaaacatgaaaaaacatACAAAGGCGTACATACCCAGTgccagcctcagtttctcataaTCAGAGTCAACGGGCATGGTCAAGCTTTCGTAAATGTTTCTCAGTGTTTACTCCACATGTCTAGACTCTTCTGACTGTGACCATCTCACAAGGGTTTGCAGAGAAAGCTGCAACAGAGAACTGCTCTAGTGCAGGCGGAATTCAGTGAAATGTGAGCTCCGAGGGGTGGACCCTTGATTTGGCTTCTTCAAAGGCTCCCTATCCTTCACACTGCACTCAGCCTCGTCTTCCTTCCTGAACATATATTTCCGACTAGAGCCTACACAAGCTCACTGACAGCTCCTTTCTGCTATTCCATCCCTGGTTACCTGTCTCCAGGGGCAGCTCAGGCAACAAAGGCTGGTCTCATGCACTGCCCCCGACCCAAACTCCTTGCTACCAATGCCTCTCCCTGGAGACACCAGCAGCGCCCCCCTCTTCTGCACATGACCCCTCCATGTGCTTAGCATCCTCATTCTGACCTTtttactcactttttttttttaaattaaatgctgAAACCCTCTGGGAAACCTGTGACATTCTGGGCTTCCATGATATCATCCCTGATCAGGTGCTCTTTTGCTCTCATCTTATATGATATCTGAGCGCCACTCGAGTGGGTCATGAGTGTAAAGGAGTATTTAAAGGGTAATTTAATAGTCGGGGCTCATCTGACAGCCTCCCCCAGGGCTGTGCAGCTGGCTCGTCTTTGGGTGACCTGTACCTTTTGAGGAGCGGTCGTAGAATGACTTAAGGCACATGTTCCAgccagcatgtgggatgttactTCACTTCGAGACCTAAAAATAGTCCAGTCCGTGCCTGCCCAGGTCCTTCTTACTGCAGACGGCCCAGTCGTGCCATCCTGCCTGGTAGCGTACTTGCCTCCTCGCACCAAAACTAAGGGAGAGGCGGATCCACAGTGCTCTCTGTCCGAAATTGAGGGAGGGGCCCAGGGCACCCGTTGGCATCGTGTCATCTGATAAAAGTCCCCATCAGACTGTTCCATCCCAGTCACCCCATGATATTCTGTCTGAGCTAGTTTGTGACCATTGTCACCGGTAACATTCTCTGTTTCTAGAAGATGGCTCAATCTCTTCCCATTCGACTAATTGTAGCGATAATTAGTATATTTGCAGTGGACCCACAAATCATGggggccttcccttgtggcttagctggtaaagaatccacctgcaatgtgggagacctgggtttgatccctgggttgggaagatcccctggagaagggaaaggctacccactcccatattcttgggcttcccttgtggctcagttggttaaaaatcttcctgcagtgtgggagacctgagttcgatccctgggttgggaagatcccctggagaagggaaaggctacccactccagtattccggcctggacaattccaggctatagtccatggggtcacaaagagttggacatgactgaatgactttcactttcacaaatcaTGAAACCTGTTATTTTTGGTCCCACAGATTCTAATGAGATAGAAGCATCACTTCGAAGCCTCCAGAAATTTGTTCCTACGAATTACCCCAGCTACACCCAGGAGAACTATCAGTTTGTGGGCAAGAAGATTGTCATTCAAGAATCCATCGAAAGTTACGGAGCGGTGGTGTGGCCAGGGGTGAGAGGGCCATGACATCGGTGCATCAGGGTTTCTGGGGATGGGAATAGCACTTGTGTACAACTGTGTTGCTGTGGGTGCCTTGCCAAGTGCTTTACCATTCTGCGCTTCTCAGATGAAGGGTCCCTGGATGGCCCTGAGGGTGTTGCTGGTGTGCTTAGAAGCTGCAAGAACACAGCATGTCTCCTAGAAACCATTTCTGCCAGGCTGTGTTTCCTGAAACACTCTTTTTTAACATTAACATAAACTTGAGCATATTGGGAAGTAGGATGAAAAATTCATATGAACTgttaagaaagaaaatcagaagaaaagtCTTTAGGGTTTAGATTTTGCAGTGGGCAAAATCTTTGGGGCCATGTCCAACAACCCTCAGGAGTCCCTCACCTTTTATGGTGTGGctgaaagtgaacgtgttagtccctcagttgtgtaggactctttgtgaccccatggactgtagcccgccaggctcctccgtcagtgggatttcccaggcaagaacactggagtgggttgccatttccttctccaagggatcttccccacgagggaatcaaactggagtctcctgcactgcaggcagattctctaccatctgagccaccagggaagtcctggggagGTGGAGGAGTGTTTGCTAAAAGATTCAGCTGCTCCTTTGGGAAGACCCGTCCCCGGGTGGCACCCACCGGACCAGCTTCTCACAGGGCACGCCCCACAGGAAGGGCACCTAAGCCGCCGCTCCGGAAGCCAAGTCACACACGAGTCTTGGTGGCCCTGGGGACACACCTCCGAATGTTGAAACCCCCACTCTGCAGCACGATCCTTTCTCAAGGTCCAAAGGACGCCTCTCCTCAATACGTCTGTTCCCCAGCCCGCGAGCTCTTGCCGCGGGTTGGATGCTGGAGCCACCTCGcacctgtgcttcagtttccatcCCCCCACTCCCAGCTGCCCCTTCCAAGTCCCTCGAGAGGAGCTAAGGATGAATGGACAGACCCACGGCCTTGGGTCTGCCACCTGCCCTGGGGCAGGCCACTGTGAGTGCGGCCGGCGTGTCTCACCTGATCCTGGCCAGCCCCAACCCCCGCCACTCCAGCCTCGGCTACAAATAGTcacaagccccaagcatctgTCAGAAGGCGAGGCCTAAAGGTATGTGCACACTTGAGCTTTCATGCTGGTTCTTCAGCTCAGGACTCAAACGTTCCCAACCCGGGTCATGCCCTCACGCTCACTCCCCTAGTCTCTGTGGCCCCCCGGCATCACTAGCTGACTCCccctacccctgcccccaccccgttGGCTCACACAAAACGCCTCCTGCATCCACACACATCGAATTCCCTGTATCTCTTCACAGACAGGGCAGGAGGTGGGCAGAAGGGAGTGAAGCAAGAAGGAAAGGGACCTTTGGTTTTCTGTCGAAAAATGGATCAAAGTGTATTCACCTTGGTTCCTTGTGGAGGggggggttgtttttgttttgactgTGCAAAGTATGCAATTTCTTTGCTACCACCCAAAGCATGGTCCATGGGCTGGCTGATTAGCAAGGCAGACTTGTTAAGAGTTGCAGACCTGAGCCCCACCAGACCTACTGCACGTGGAGGGGTGTCTTCAACCAGGTTCCCCAGTGATCCGAGTGTGCACTACAGTCTGGGAAGCGCTGTCCTACCAGAGTGTCTTAGATGAGCTACTTAAAAGACAAATGACTGTCCTGCTGTCCACTATAGCAGGCAAGGTCCGAGGCAACCTGCTTGCTGATGGGCTCAGGAGGGAGGTGTTGGAGAGTTTTAGAGCTCAGTGGTCTTCCAGCAGGTGGGGACCTGATGCGACTGGCCCAGGGCGAGGGGCTGCTGTCCTGCAGCTCCTCAACTCCTGCTTCTGGAAGAGCTGAGCTGCTCTTCCTCCCTGGGGGTTGATCAAGAGTCTTCGTATACAGGCCCTTTAGCCAGTCGGCACCTCGGGTTTCTTTGACACAAGTTGCTACTTTCATATTCCACAGGTCAAAACACACCATGGCACGTGTGCTTTGATTCCTACGGACCCCTCAGTAAGCTGGCACTGTGAACATGTCTTCTAGTAGTTCACTGGCAGTGGGGATTGGGGTCTCTGGTTTCCAGCGTCCAGTGACAAGTGTGAATGTTTTCCAGGCCGTAGCGTTGTGCCAGTATTTGGAGGAGCACACAGAGGAACTCAATCTCCGAGGTGCTAAGATACTGGAAATCGGTGCTGGACCAGGCCTCGTTTCCATCGTGGCCAgtattctgggtgtgtctgtctgtctgttcttGAGCTTGTTTCAAAAGATGCTCACCAGGACAACAGTAATAATACATGTTGACTGAATGATGGGCTGTGGTTTAGGGGCTTGGCCGTGATTGCCCTCACTGAGCCCCTGTAAACGTCCGGGCCAGAATGACTCCTGTTATCCCTGAGATAATTGCATCTTAGAGACGCTAACGTCCAACCCATTGCTTAGCATGTGAGAAAGGTGACATCCTGGAGGGGTGACTCTCGAGTTCCGGTTGTAAACAGCTATTTTATGCTGTGTCCTGCTTTTCACTGCAACTATCATAACTAAggttttggaaaaaagaaaagaaaccaagtcAGTGAATCCAAGATGAAAACAGATTTATACCCCAAACACCAGCTGTGCGTCCTGGACTCTGTGTAAGAGGTGGGTGTGTCTGGTCTACTTCTGCCTACGTGATTACACATCTATCAAAATCCGTCTGGAAATATGGCGATCTACTTTGTGAACACtgatcactttcttttttaaaatgcctaaaagttaatttaatacatttaatagGGGGGGAGAATCATACAAAATAGATCCTCCCCTGTGGAAAAGTGCTGATACCCTCCAGACGAGAAAACCAAAATCTTCAGATAAACACAGTTTTAGAAGGAAAACACCATGTGTTAttatagtaaagtgaaagtgttagtcactcagttgtgactctgtgtgacaccatggactgtagcctgccaggctcctctgtccatgggattcttcaggcaagaatactggagtgggtagccatgccctcctccaggggaatcttcccgacccagggatcgaacccaggtatcctgtactgcaggcaggttccttacagTCTGAGTTGCCATGGAAGCCCCAAACCTTGGTATGTTAATTACTTTGAAATCTCCCCAAATTATAACACTGTTttagcatctttaaaaaaatttttaaattttgttggagtatcattaacaatgttgtgatactttcaggtatacagcaaaatgattcagttatatgtatacagtaTCTATCCTGCGTCAGAATcatttcccatttagattattgcatagtattgagcagagttccccggTGCCACAGTTTCAGTTTCTTAAAAGATGGAAATGTTATTCTatctcagtggttctcaaccaaagGTGGTGTCTGACCCATgaaggacatttggcaatgtcagGGGACGTTTCTGAGCATCATGCCTTGGGGGTTGGCTGGGGAGGTGCTGCTTGCCCCTCGTGGATGGggaccagggatgctgctaaacatcttacAGGGCACAGCGCGGGGTCTACCCCACAAGAAAGAATCCAGCCCGGATGTCCAGAAGGTCAAGGTGGGAAACCCAGCTGCATTTTCCCCCTGAGAGTATGTGTCCACTGGGCTGCCCCGGTGTTTCCAGGTACTCAAGgcaggttttctttctctcttaggGGCTCAAGTCACGGCGACAGATCTGCCTGATGTGCTGGGGAACCTACAATACAATCTCCTAAAGAACACGCTCAACTGCACCACGTATCTGCCAGAAGTGAAGGAGCTGGTGTGGGGGGAGGGCCTGGAGCAGAGCTTCCCCAAGTCCACGCTTTACTACGACTACGTGCTGGCCTCCGACGTGGTCTACCACCACTACTTCCTGGACAAGTTGCTCGCCACCATGGTGTACCTCTGTCAGCCAGGAACAGTGCTGCTTTGGGCCAACAAGTTCAGATTCAGCACCGACTACGAATTTTTAGACAAATTCAAGCAAGTTTTTGACACGACACTCTTGGCTGAATCTCAAGAGTCATCGATCAAACTCTTTAAAGGAATACTAAAGTGGGACTGAACGAAACAAAATGCCTTTCGAAACATTAGTGGGTCTGTTGAACAGTGTTAGAAATTTTATAAGATGGCGAAGGCAGTGTGTAGAATCAACGTGTCTACCTAGAATAAACCTGATTATTACAGCAGCTCTATAAAACAACCTATTTTGGATTATCTGGTTAATTGAAATATACACAGGCATAGCACGAAAACAGGAAAGTAGCTTTGTTGGCTTCCTGGAGTTCTCAATTAAGTGTTTAATAAATTTTACATGAACACATTAACAAGTGGATGTCCCCTTGTTATTTCTGCTGGAGAGCATGGTCTTAAACTTGTCAATATACACTCGTCACATGCTTTTTGAAACTGAGCTCGGCAGTGTCCatgtattttatttcaaagacTCTACTTCATACAAATTTCAGCTGTAGCAAAAGGAGAGGGTACAGAGTAATAGAAAAGTTACAGGCTTAACttagcaactttggaaaactcagcagtggccacaggactggaaaaggtcagttttcattccaatcccaaagaaaggcaatgccaaagaatgctcaaactaccgcacaattgcactcatctcacatgctagcaaagtaatgctcaaagttctccaagtcaggcttcaacagtatgtgaactgtgaacttccagatgttcaagctggatttagaagaggcagaggaaccagagatcaaattgccaacattcattggatcatcaaaaaagcaagagttccagaaaaatatctacttctgttttattaactatgtcaaagcctttgactgtgtggatcacaacaaactggaaaattcttaagagatgagaataccagaccaccttacctgccttttgagaaatctgtatgcaggtcaagaagcaagatttagaactggacatggaataacagactggttccaaacagggaaaggagtacatcaaggctgtatattgtcaccctgcttatttaacttctatgcagagtacatcatgtgagatgccgggctggatgaagcacaagctggaatcaaggttggcgggataaatatcaataacctcagatatgcggatgataccacccttatataaggcagaaagccaagaggaactaaagagcctcttgatgaaagtgagagtgaaaaagttggcttaaaactcaacgttcagaaaactaagatcatcacttcatggcatagtgacagactttaattttgggggctccaaaaccactgcagatggtgattgcagccatggaatcaaaagacgcttgctccttgaaagaaaatctatgaccaacgtctgtctagccaaggctatggtttttacagtaatcatgcatggatgtgagagctggagtataaagctgagcactgaagaactgatgcttttgaactgtgttgttggagaagactcttgagagtcccttggactgcaaagagatccaaccagtccatcctaaaggagatcaatactgaatattcattggaaggactcatgctgaagctgaaactccaatactttggccacctgatttgaagaactgactcattggaaaagacgctgatgctgggaaggattgaggacaggaggagaaggggatgacagaggatgagatggttggatggcatcactggcttgatggacataagtttgagtaagctccaggagttggtgatggacaggggagcctgacgtgctacagtccatggggttgcagagttggacacgactgaatgactgaactgactgataggcATAACACTGgctgaaactgaaaaatacagaaacagtGCTGGGACGAGGAAATGGGTCTTTCCTAAGGGCCTGGAACTAGTGCTGAGGGCACTGTGTACCAGCCCCTGGTGCTTCTTTCAGATGTTCACCTGCATCCAGCTCTTTCCACTGCTTTCAATGGTGGTGCAGACACTGTCCACCAGCACCAGAGAGGAAACCTGTCTCAACTTCTAATAGCACTATTTTGCTAGTGTCATCATTTGAATCAACCATCAGCTGCTCTGCAGTATTTCTCTATTGGCTTATTAAGAGATGATATATCCtgtatgcttccctggtagctcagttgggaaagactccgcctgcaatgcaggagaccccagttcaattcctggctctCACAATGAACCTGTGTTAAGTAAATTATTGGCAAAGACAGTCTCTGAAACAACCAGCAAACAATTTGCTGAAACAATTTATCTCCTCAGGTGATAAGTTATCCTAAACAAAATTTCAATCATAATAAAGATTATCCCTAAAGACTGTTTCTGAACTTAATATAGATGAAATCTAACCGTGTATATTTTTATGATATGCTTCTCCGCTGAACACTGTATTTAGGAGACTTATCATGTGTTAACTTGTAAAGCCTTTTTTGAGGCTGATGTACATTTTCCAAATTAATGTAGtaattctgtcttcttttttaaaagtcacgttttttttgaagtaaatatgtataaaaataaaggtGCACACCATTAAACTACcattttgggaattccctggcggtctggTGGTTAGAACTCTGCCCTTTCACGGATGAGgttgtggatttgatccctggtagggtcTAAGATCTCAATAAGCCATGTGGcatgataaaaacaaaacaaaaaaccccattTTTCTGTGATGATAGGAAAGAGTATAAagaaagaatgtatgtatatgtgtaactgaacttaaataaaaattttaaagaaggttATCACTTTTCCTCAGGTATCAATCTCATAGAAATGTGTTTTGCTAAGGATGCCTTCTCCTGGGATGCATTTGGGTCTGGCTGTCAGCATGGAGGCACCGAGAGATCTCAACAGAAAAAGGGGCTAACAAGGCAGCTTTGTGTCACTACCCGTGGGTAAAACTGAGGGACTGGTCTTCCTAGGATAAATAGTTCACAGCAGATTCTGCCAGCCTGTGGACCTATCTCTAACTTCCACAGCAAACTTAAAATTATCTGAGAAAGACTTATATCTCATTGAAAGAAGTATTTGGATACAAAAGTCCTTGGTACAACAAGAGAGCCAgactcatattaaaaaaaaaaatccatctgtgTATGAATTTTATGGTGTTATCATAAATACATTCATGCTGTATCACACATTCGATTAAGAAGCGCTGTCAATCACCACCTCTCTCTGCAGACTGGTACCCCACCTGATTGCCTCGCACTACATCAGGGCCTTGACGGCACCAGAGGACCAGGCTCCTGTGGGCCTGGCTGCCATGAGGGCCCGGCGGTTCACTGCCCTCGGAACTCCACACTTCCTTCTACgttaaaaaatacagcaaaaagaCCAAAACCTGAATCATAAAGTGAGAAATCAGGGAACTCTGTAACAATGGTGATTTTACATAAAAAAGTATTTGAAGGATTCACTATATCCTGACACAACTCAGAAGGTAGTACTTCAAAATAAATCTATGAATCTATTACTAGGAAGTTTCTAAtcttaaaattacattaaaattggATACTAAAGTcatattcttgaaaaaaaaaaaaaaaaggtgtgattTCAATGAAATGGTGTAACTTCTGTCAGTGAAAGAGCACCTCTGAAAATTCTCTCCTCCATTAGGTTAAgagaaaactgacaaaaattctCAGAACAACTTTTTCAAAACTCAATCATTTCCCAGAAAACGCCATGTGCAAGGCCGTCTTGGACAGGACTCAGCTCTCTCATGGACCAAGAAACCTTTTCCCGGGGGTGTTTGTTGAGATAATTATAAGCAACCGTATAATTCTGTGGCTGCCTGAGATGACGGACAACTGTTGGGACTAATTCAAAAGCTTAAAGGGAAATGAGATGCTCAGAGGGACTCTGAAAGCTGTCATATTCCTGGATGTCAGCCACACATGTTGTGGAGCTGAACGCTTCCTCATGGAAGACCTGAGCACTTACCCAGGGCTGAGCCTGAGGCTCTGTGCGGCAGGAAGTTCTTTCGGAAATGAAAAACTTGTTATAAAACACTTTCTCTCATTAGTAGTCAGCCAGCAGCATGACCTTGGGGAGCCACCCTAGCCCTCCTGAACGTCTCGATTTCCTGACTGGACTGAACCTGTGTATGTGGGGGCCCATATATGTTTAGGTgaaagtctgtgtgtgtgagagaacaTGAATGTGGCTGTTCATGGATGGACTTTAGATGAACAAAGATGGCTCAGAAACTACCAAATGTCTGCATGCATATTTGCACTTTTTCATCAGGGGTCTGATGATTTCATCACATAGAGGAGTGAGTTACTCAAAAAAGTTATGAATGATTAACAAGATCAGCTCTCTGGCAGGCCTTTTACAGCAGTGAATTCTAAGGAAAGATTTAGAAGCCAcatacacacgcacgcacgcatgcacacgtATTTTCTATAAGTGAGTAGAGGCCTCTTAATAGTGTCTACGTGTgtttattttacagaagaaaaatgaaagaaggatagccagaaagataaaaataataaaattaagcatACACAAGTTAATCACATAAAAGATGtggaaatatattcaaataattgCAAGCCTATaataaacattataaattaaattaCTTCATATTGAATTTTTTATCTGTAGGtttaatatattatttctgtTCTAACCCCAAATTTTATTCATGAAAAATTAAGACCAACTTTAAGAAGCTTCAATattcacttttattatttataaaaaaattaaggtaTCAGAGTGCATATGGTGTACGGCGATCTTGGTTTTGCACATTTATTCACGTTGTTTACATTATTTCAACTGTAATAAACAAACCGTATGGGTGTCTTTACAATACCTGATACAGATTTAAGCTGTCTGGCACTTATACATGTATTATTAGTTCATTCTGATGCTCTGCACGTCAAGAGATATTAAGAATGATTGGCTTGAAATAACTCCAAGATGAAGAGTGATTGAAGCAGTTATGCTCCAGCATTTGCCACGCATTTATTTGTGccggttttattttttccccttaattgaATGTAAacctttgccaaaaaaaaaaaaaaaatctggaaatgaAGTTCTGTTACTTTTTAGTCCAATAAATAATTTTAGCTACGCTTAATGTAGCTTTTTTAAGGCCTTCATaccattcaaaaaaattaaagtcaagcATGTTAAAACCctgttcatttataaaataaaaaatagaattttacagGTTTGCAGTTAAAAGTTACTGTTCAAATCCTCTCATGCATGTAAGAGCTGCAACCCAACTGAAAGTCCTTGGTGCTGGCACCCAGGGCACAGCCCGCTGCCAGCAATGTGAGGCATTGAGAAAACACCATGATGTCAGAGGTCTAGGTTTACATGTATTAAGCCACACGCCAGCAAATTCTCTGATAAATACACATCATTTTAATAATCAGTATTTGATAGCGGATGAAAACATGCATTAGACTAAAAATGCCACagatttgtttttatatccattcactATAaaaccttctttttttaaaatgtaaagtctTGGTTCCTATCTTAGAATACACAGTAATCAGGAGGATACATGATGGGGAGCCAGTTTTCAGTAAAAGACGCACAATGGGTCCATCCAAGCAGCTTCATCAGCtgtaataaaacatgaaaataataaaacatacgaaaatactattaaaaaaagatgttCCAAGCTCAGTATTTAGGGTAAATTCCGTGTTAAATATGtagcaaaaataaagaagtagcaggcagaactttccttccatccAACCCACCATCAACACACCCACCAACCTTCCTTCCTAGCAACCAGTATTCTTCATGACCAACTAGTCAACCAACTTTCCTACCAACCAACCtgaaagtgaaacttgctcagtcatctctgactctttgcaaccccatggactatacacagtccatagaattctccaggccagaatactgcagtgggcagactttcccttctccaggggatcttcccaacccagggattgaacccagatctcccacattgcaggcagattctttaccatctgaaccactagggaagcccaagaatactggagtgggtagcctgtctgtcccttctccaggcgatcttcctgacccaggaatagaaccggggtctcctgcattgcaggcggattctttcccaactgagctaccagggaagcccaccaaccAACCTCCCTGGTGATTATCATCATTCGGGGAgactttcctgcttccctccCGTCTTCCTCCCCATCAACATGACTTGAcctgctcctttcttctttcccaccCTAGCTTCCCTGCTCTAGGTGTTAGGGAAAAGCATTCAGTAAaatcactttccactttcaagaAACTTACGTTCTGTGTTCAGGAAAGCAAAAGCtattgaacaaatgaataaataagtaaataattaagaATATATCCGgtatatagtaaaaataaaatttgctgtTAATACAGATTGGGAGGGGGTGGGTGTCAGTCACACAGATAGGAGAAGCAGAGGGTGGATGTGAGGTGTGAGACTGAGACATGGGACACGGGTGAGCTGCGGCTGGGGAGTGCAGCAGC contains the following coding sequences:
- the METTL21C gene encoding protein-lysine methyltransferase METTL21C; protein product: MLPGLLPLCSAAPGWQLWVAAFLVQGTKLKSRCSFRLSRCKGDKLHLSEALGNSDPAELLDPAGSLLPSGPVMDACLSSEQQPRPLEEAPSTPDDETLHTDDTSRCPGDSNEIEASLRSLQKFVPTNYPSYTQENYQFVGKKIVIQESIESYGAVVWPGAVALCQYLEEHTEELNLRGAKILEIGAGPGLVSIVASILGAQVTATDLPDVLGNLQYNLLKNTLNCTTYLPEVKELVWGEGLEQSFPKSTLYYDYVLASDVVYHHYFLDKLLATMVYLCQPGTVLLWANKFRFSTDYEFLDKFKQVFDTTLLAESQESSIKLFKGILKWD